In a genomic window of Ipomoea triloba cultivar NCNSP0323 chromosome 3, ASM357664v1:
- the LOC116013171 gene encoding uncharacterized protein LOC116013171 produces the protein MADPSLFTKHSGKSFLALLVYVDDILVAGTDSNQIKDLKQLLDRSFKIKDLGALNYFLGIEAFRSSKGINICQRKYALEILQENGFLEAKPSRTPSVPGQKLNNLEGTLIEQPEIFRRLVGKLLYLTNTRPDIAHAVQQLSQFVDKPRDSHLVATHRVLRYIKGSPGKGLFYPANPNFKLQGFSDSDWANCIKSRKSITGYCIYLGESLISWKTKKQATVSRSSSEAEYRALASTTCEIQWLKYLLADLNSEIHSPVALFCDNNSAMAIYELKCL, from the coding sequence ATGGCAGATCCTTCCTTGTTCACAAAACATTCTGGGAAATCATTTCTTGCTCTCTTGgtctatgttgatgacatcCTTGTTGCAGGCACAGACTCCAATCAGATTAAGGATCTAAAACAGCTGCTAGACAGATCCTTCAAGATCAAAGATCTTGGTGCCTTGAATTACTTCTTGGGAATTGAAGCATTCAGAAGTTCCAAGGGTATTAATATTTGCCAAAGAAAATATGCTTTGGAAATCTTACAAGAAAATGGATTCTTAGAGGCTAAACCCTCAAGAACACCATCTGTGCCAGGGCAGAAACTGAATAACCTAGAAGGCACTCTCATTGAGCAGCCTGAAATTTTCAGAAGGTTGGTTGGGAAACTCCTTTATCTCACCAACACTAGACCTGACATAGCCCATGCAGTTCAACAATTGAGCCAATTTGTGGATAAACCAAGGGATAGCCATCTAGTTGCAACTCACAGAGTGCTGAGATACATAAAAGGATCACCTGGAAAAGGTCTCTTCTATCCAGCAAATCCTAATTTCAAACTACAAGGATTTTCTGACTCTGATTGGGCAAATTGTATAAAGAGCAGAAAATCTATTACTGGATACTGCATTTACCTTGGAGAGTCCTTGATTTCTTGGAAGACAAAAAAACAAGCTACTGTGTCTAGATCATCTTCTGAAGCAGAATATAGGGCATTGGCATCAACTACTTGTGAAATCCAATGGCTCAAATATCTATTGGCAGATCTCAATTCAGAAATACACAGCCCAGTTGCTCTATTTTGTGACAATAACTCTGCAATGGCAATATATGAATTAAAGTgtttatga